The Megasphaera elsdenii DSM 20460 genome includes the window AGGAGCAGCTTGATTTCATCTTCTGTGACGGGCAGGACTTCTGGCTTGTTGACGCCCATGATTTTCGTGACCACTGCCGTCGACCAGGACAGGATCCAGACGACCGGTGTACAGAGGACGGAAAAATAGAGCATCGGCCGGGCCAGGAGACAGGCGATTTTTTCCGGTTTGTCGATGGCAATGCGCTTGGGTACGATTTCACCGAGGATGATCGTCAAATAGGTGATGAAGGCGACGATGCCCGTCAGGCTGATCGTATAGGCATAATTTTCCAGGCCGGGGATCTTGGCGACGTATTTCGACAAGGGCCCGGCCATTTCCGTGCCCCCGTAGACACCGGTGAGCAGGCTGACCAGGGTAATGCCGAACTGGACCATGGAAAACATCTTATTCGGATTTTCACGCAGTTTCAGGACGATGGCCGCCGATTTGCTGCCTTCATCGGCCAGGGCTTCCAGCCGCGACTGATGGCAGCTGACGATGGCCATTTCCAACAGCGAAAAGATGCCATTGCCAAAAATCAGCAAAATGATGACGATAAATTGTTTCCCTAGGGAAAACTCCACAATAGATACACCCTCCTTTTACCTCGCTACCACCAAGGACCGACGCCGATGCCGATGCCACCGTGGTGGTGCCAGCCGCCGCCCCAGCCAATGCCGATGCCGACGCCGACACCGGGTCCACTGTGGGACGATTCACTCCCATGACGGTCGGCTTCGTCGACGATGGTAAGGGTCTTGGTCACAGTCCGTACAGTATCACCGATCTTCACGTCGATGACCAGGTCGGTCTTGCCGGCCTGCAGCGGATGGATATTCATTTTTTCCGTAATATCGGCGATTTTGGTATTCAAACTCGTCGCTTTGACGTCATAAGGAATCATGCCCGGTACGTGGACGCGGATGATGCCGTAGCTGCCCAGGGGAATCTTTTTCGGATAGACGACGACTTCGACTTTGTCCATGAGTTTTTCCGTATTGCCGTAGATAAGGGCCGCATCATCGCCGGCCTGCAGTTTCCAGGCACAGCTTTCATCCTTGGCGACGAAATAGTTGCCCATGAGGACGTGAGATGCCGTATCATAGGCCTTTACATGATAGAAGTAATCGCCGACGAGGTTCTTATCGACGCGGAAATAGTAGCTGCCAACGAGTCCCGTCGTCTGGGACGGCAAATTCTGCAGCAGTCCCGTGACCTTATCGTAGGTACTCCCTTTCAGGATGTAAAAGTCATTGAGGTTCTTGACATTGACCGTCGGGTCTGTCAGGACGATGGCTGCCGCTTTTTCAGTACTGCCAGCTGCCGGCGCCTCTGCAGCCAGGGCGGTCATGGCCGTGACGGTGAAACAAAGACTGGTCAAGAGTATTTGCCATTTTTTCATCGAAATCCCCTCCCATACACAGGGTAAAGCAGATCATTTTTTCAAGATAGAAATATTTTCGAGCCGTTCCATAGCCTTTTCCAGGGTTTCGTCGCGGACGGCGAACTGCAGCCGCGCCAGGTGATGGACCGGTTCGATGAAGAACGTCGACGCCGGCACCAGGGCGACGCCGACTTTTTCCGCCAAATCCCGGCAGAATGCCTCATCGTCGTCATAGCCATAGCCGCCGATATCGACGAGCATGTAGAAAGCCCCTTGCGGTACATTATGGCCGATGCCGATATCATCGAGGCGCTTCATGACGAAATCCCGCTTGCGCGTGTACATGGCCCGCAGACCCTGGTAATAGTCCGGCCCGAAACGAAGGCCCGTGATAGCCGCTTCCTGCAGCGGACTGGGCGCGCTGATGGTCAGGTAGACGTGGAGCTTCTTGATGGCTTCCGTGATTTCCGGCGGAGCAAAGATATAGCCCAGGCGCCAGCCCGTGATGGAATACGTCTTGGACAAGGAACCGCAGCAGAGGGTCCGTCCGTACATGCCGGGCAGGGTCGAAAAATACGTATATTCCGTCGGTTCATATAGGATGTGTTCATAGACTTCGTCGATGACGACGAAAGTATCGTATTTTTCAGCCAGGCCGGAAATGACCATCAACTCGTCACGGCTGAAGACCTT containing:
- a CDS encoding pyridoxal phosphate-dependent aminotransferase, with translation MPKLSRKIELFTESVIARMSRIAEASGAINLAEGFPDFPPPQAMCDRLSQVAQEGPHQYSMDPGAANLRQAMADCRRQFTGQTIDPEKEVVVTCGGTEALMAAMMTLVDPGDKVILFSPFYEAYSTDALLCGAEPIYVSLREPDYTFDGDELEAAFKQRPKVIFLCNPSNPCGKVFSRDELMVISGLAEKYDTFVVIDEVYEHILYEPTEYTYFSTLPGMYGRTLCCGSLSKTYSITGWRLGYIFAPPEITEAIKKLHVYLTISAPSPLQEAAITGLRFGPDYYQGLRAMYTRKRDFVMKRLDDIGIGHNVPQGAFYMLVDIGGYGYDDDEAFCRDLAEKVGVALVPASTFFIEPVHHLARLQFAVRDETLEKAMERLENISILKK